The nucleotide window TCGTAGTGCTGGCGCTTCTTCATTTCTGAAAGAACACCGGCCTTTTCTACCTGCTTCTTAAAGCGGCGCAGCGCGATATCGAAATTATAATCGTCGTCGTTAAGAAAAACTCCGGGCAAGAAAATCACCCCCTTCGGCGGCGGGGCGTGCTATAAGCAGCCCACAAAAATAACCGTCAACGGTTTACCCGTCTACGGACAGCGACAGTGTCGCCAAATGAAGAGTTCATATAGCCCGCAATATTGAAAAGGGCAAGTTTTTTCTTGATAAGGCGGGTAAGATGAAAAGTACACGTTGCATGGGCCGCAGCACACAGGCTACCAGAGCGCATGCCCAGAAACCGCAAATGACACGCATGCCCCGACTCCCAGTCGCCGCGGGCATACATGTCATCTACAGTTGTACCCCGGTATGCTGGCTTTAGTGATAGCCAGCATTGCCGGTTGGCGCCATGCCGTGCGGCACGGCTGCATAAGATCAGTTTAAAGAATCTTTGAGCATTTTGCCGGGGCGGAACTTGAGAATCTTGCACGCGGGAATGGTGAGAGTATCACCGGTGCGGGGGTTGCGGCCCTGCCGGGCTTTACGGTGTTCTACCGCAAAGGTGCCGAAGCCAGTGAGGGTAAGTTTGGATTCCTTGACAAGAGCGTCTTCGACGGAAGCGAGAAAAGCGTTGAGAGCCCGTTCGGCTGCGGCCTTGGTCAGATTGGCCTTGGCAGCGATTTTTTCAACCAGATCAGCCTTAGTCATCAGCATGTCCTCCTGAAAAGTTCCCCGGCGTTGTTTACAAATGGCCTCTTGCATGACCACTTGCCTGAATGCACCACTGGTGCACAACGCAGCAAGAGTATGGATAGACTGAAAACTTTTTATGCCTTGTTGTCAAGCTGTGACGCCCAAAAAGCAGCTATGCGCTGAAAATCGTGACAAGAAAGAACTTCAGGACGCAAGTTGGATGCAATTTGCGCACTTTCAAACGCGTTTTCCAGACCAGGCTGGGCGGCACGGCGAAATATTCCGCCAAGTTGCTTACGTCGTTGCTGAAAACAGATACGCAACAGGCGAGATAAAAGCGCGGGATGTGCAGGACGCTCACTGACGGGCAAGGGCATGAAGCTCAATACTGCGGAATCCACCTTGGGAGGAGGACTGAAAGCTCCCGGCCCCACCACAAATTCCACACGCGGGCGCGAATAGCTTTGCACCCACACTGAAAGCGCGCCGTAGTGGCCGGAATCCGGCGGTGCGGCAAGGCGCTGTCCCACTTCTTTTTGCACCATAAATGCGGCCTGCTGCCAGCCTTCAGACAGGGACACAATATCCCATATAAGGGGGGATGCCACATTGTAGGGCAGGTTGCCTATGATTTTCCACGGCTCTTGAGGGCTGATGCGCCGCCAGTCAAAGCGCAGGGCGTCTGTAAGCACTGCCTGCGTATGCTTGCCGCCCAGGCGTTGCCGTTCAGCGGCCCAATGGCGGTCTTTTTCAAGCAGCAGCAGGCGGGCATGCGGCGCGGCTTCGATGGCGCGGGTCAGCGCGCCGGGGCCAGGGCCGATTTCGATAATGCGGTCAGTGGCGCAAGGGGCGATGAGAGCGGCAATACGGTGGCAAATATCTTCACGGCGCAAAAAATGCTGGCCAAGGCTTTTCTTGGCGCGAGGGGCGTGCCCCTTGCCGGAGTTGTTGCCTGAATTACTGGATGTCACGGGTATAAGGCCTCATGGAAGGTCAAAACGGTCAAAGGTCATCACAAGTCCGGCGCGGCCCTGCGTAGCTGAACGCAGGGAGGTGGAAAAGCCAAACAAGCGGCGCAGGGGAGCAATACCGCTCAACACCTTGCGCGTTCCATTGTCTTCAAGGTTTTCGACCTTGCCGCCGCAAGAGTTGAACAGGCTGATTGAGGGACCCAGAAAATCA belongs to Desulfovibrio intestinalis and includes:
- a CDS encoding HU family DNA-binding protein, with product MTKADLVEKIAAKANLTKAAAERALNAFLASVEDALVKESKLTLTGFGTFAVEHRKARQGRNPRTGDTLTIPACKILKFRPGKMLKDSLN
- the rpsU gene encoding 30S ribosomal protein S21, encoding MPGVFLNDDDYNFDIALRRFKKQVEKAGVLSEMKKRQHYEKPSVMRKKKKAAARKRLMKKIRKMNMA
- the rsmA gene encoding 16S rRNA (adenine(1518)-N(6)/adenine(1519)-N(6))-dimethyltransferase RsmA translates to MTSSNSGNNSGKGHAPRAKKSLGQHFLRREDICHRIAALIAPCATDRIIEIGPGPGALTRAIEAAPHARLLLLEKDRHWAAERQRLGGKHTQAVLTDALRFDWRRISPQEPWKIIGNLPYNVASPLIWDIVSLSEGWQQAAFMVQKEVGQRLAAPPDSGHYGALSVWVQSYSRPRVEFVVGPGAFSPPPKVDSAVLSFMPLPVSERPAHPALLSRLLRICFQQRRKQLGGIFRRAAQPGLENAFESAQIASNLRPEVLSCHDFQRIAAFWASQLDNKA